DNA from Metabacillus flavus:
ATTGCTGAAAAAATCCCCGATGCAGAAAAATATGTAAAAGATATTAATGTTGATCTGCTCATCGAAGCAATCGAAAACGAATTGGACGGACAAATTGTTGATATCACCTCGGCTAACGGTGATAAAGTATTCGTAGTGATTGAGTAAACTATGTTGATAGTCAAGGTAAAAGTAAAGGATAAGCGATTCTCCATTCCCGTTCCTTATGCGGTTTTACATTTGGTTAGTATGATTATTACTTCAAAGAGAGTGACCCGCTTGATTAATAGGGCAATTGAAAAGGATGGCAATAAATTCAGTTTTCCGGAAATGGAAAGGAAAGATTTAAAACCATTGCTGAAGGGACTTTCAATGCATAAAGGCCTAGTGCTCGTGGAAACTAAATTAAAAGACGGTACCGAAGTAAAGGTAAAACTGTGAAGCATTATTCGAATAGGGATAATGCTTTTTAATATGGCAGCGTTATGTTTGGATTGGATGGAAGGCAATTTACCCTGGCTGGAAAAAAAGTTTTACTTGCATTAATAAGAAGGCTCCTTTACAGCCTAATCTGCAAAACGAGTCATCAATATTTGTCTGATTTCCCCTTGAGGAACCGTAAAATTTGATCTATAATAGGGGAAATTAAGTGAAGTCATCAGATGACCTGTTGACTTATTTTCGGAAGGGGTAGTGAAACATGAGAGTTTCATTGTTTGCCACCTGCCTGGTGGATATGTTTCAAACTGAAGCTGGGAAGGCAACAGTTGAACTGCTCGAACGGCTCGGCTGTGAGGTTGATTTTCCAGAGAAACAGGTATGCTGCGGCCAGCCCGCCTATAACAGCGGGTATGTAAAAGAGGCGAAGGAAGCGATGAAGAATATGATCCGCGCGTTCGAGCAAGCGGAATACGTAGTGTCCCCATCCGGTTCCTGCGTCGCGATGTTCAAGGAATATCCTCACCTTTTCGAAAAAGATCGAAAATGGTCGGAAAAATCGAAAGCGCTTGCAGAAAAGACTTTTGAGCTGACGGATTTTATCGTCAATGTGCTAAAAGTTGAAGACGTCGGCGCGCGCTTTGATGGGAAAGCCACTTACCATACGTCCTGCCACATGACGAGGCTGCTTAAAGTAACGGAGGCACCTTTTAAACTATTAAAGAACGTAAAAGGACTTGAACTTTTGCCCCTTCCAAACGCGAAGAACTGCTGCGGCTTCGGGGGAACGTTTTCTGTGAAAATGGGGGCGATTTCGGAACAAATGGTGGATGAAAAGGTAGAGTGTATTGAACGGACGGAAGCAGACTATCTGATTGGCGGGGACTGCGGGTGTCTGATGAATATCGGCGGGAGAATCGACCGTAAAGGAAGACCGGTAAAGGTGCTGCATATCGCGGAAATTTTAAATCATCAATGAAGGGAGAGAACGGCCA
Protein-coding regions in this window:
- a CDS encoding (Fe-S)-binding protein → MRVSLFATCLVDMFQTEAGKATVELLERLGCEVDFPEKQVCCGQPAYNSGYVKEAKEAMKNMIRAFEQAEYVVSPSGSCVAMFKEYPHLFEKDRKWSEKSKALAEKTFELTDFIVNVLKVEDVGARFDGKATYHTSCHMTRLLKVTEAPFKLLKNVKGLELLPLPNAKNCCGFGGTFSVKMGAISEQMVDEKVECIERTEADYLIGGDCGCLMNIGGRIDRKGRPVKVLHIAEILNHQ